One Actinomyces respiraculi DNA window includes the following coding sequences:
- the guaA gene encoding glutamine-hydrolyzing GMP synthase codes for MARRVREAGVYSEIVPHSTPVADMLAKGPAAIILSGGPSSVYEDGAPTIDASLFDAGVPVLGICYGFQTMAQALGGAVGRTGTREYGRTPAAVDASSCLFAGTPLEQSVWMSHGDAVQAAPEGFAVTASTAQTPVAAFEDRSRRLFGLQWHPEVLHSEHGQKALENFLHVGAGIPATWTAGSIIDEQVEAIRAQVGDAHVICGLSGGVDSSVAAALVHRAVGDQLTCIFVDHGLLRAGEREQVENDYAQGMGIRVITVDESERFLGALAGVTEPEAKRKIIGREFIRSFEAAQRRVIEEVGAAGGEIRFLVQGTLYPDVVESGGGEGTANIKSHHNVGGLPEDLDFELIEPLRALFKDEVRAIGRELGVPERIVARQPFPGPGLGIRVIGEVTRENLEVLRAADAIAREELSAAGLDGEIWQCPVVLLADVRSVGVQGDGRTYGHPVVLRPVSSEDAMTADWMRLPYDVLARISTRITNTVPEVTRVVLDVTSKPPATIEWE; via the coding sequence ATCGCACGACGCGTGCGAGAGGCCGGCGTCTACTCCGAGATCGTGCCCCACTCCACGCCGGTGGCGGACATGCTCGCCAAGGGACCCGCGGCCATCATCCTCTCCGGCGGCCCCTCCTCCGTCTACGAGGACGGCGCCCCCACCATCGACGCCTCCCTCTTCGACGCCGGCGTTCCGGTGCTCGGCATCTGCTACGGCTTCCAGACGATGGCGCAGGCACTGGGCGGCGCCGTCGGACGCACCGGCACCCGCGAGTACGGGCGAACCCCGGCCGCCGTCGACGCCAGCTCGTGTCTCTTCGCCGGCACCCCCCTCGAGCAGTCCGTGTGGATGAGCCACGGCGACGCCGTCCAGGCCGCGCCCGAGGGCTTCGCCGTCACCGCCTCCACGGCGCAGACGCCCGTCGCCGCCTTCGAGGACCGCTCGCGACGCCTCTTCGGCCTCCAGTGGCACCCCGAGGTCCTGCACTCCGAGCACGGGCAGAAGGCCCTGGAGAACTTCCTCCACGTCGGCGCCGGAATCCCCGCCACGTGGACCGCCGGCAGCATCATCGACGAGCAGGTCGAGGCGATCCGCGCGCAGGTGGGTGACGCCCACGTCATCTGCGGCCTGAGCGGGGGAGTGGACTCCTCGGTCGCCGCAGCCCTCGTGCACCGGGCCGTCGGCGACCAGCTCACCTGCATCTTCGTCGACCACGGTCTGCTGCGCGCCGGCGAGCGCGAGCAGGTGGAGAACGACTACGCCCAGGGCATGGGCATCCGCGTCATCACCGTCGACGAGTCCGAGCGCTTCCTGGGCGCGCTCGCGGGCGTCACCGAGCCCGAGGCCAAGCGCAAGATCATCGGACGCGAGTTCATCCGCTCCTTCGAGGCCGCCCAGCGGCGCGTCATCGAGGAGGTGGGTGCCGCCGGCGGCGAGATCCGCTTCCTCGTCCAGGGCACCCTCTACCCCGACGTCGTCGAGTCCGGCGGCGGCGAGGGCACGGCCAACATCAAGAGCCACCACAACGTCGGCGGGCTGCCCGAAGACCTCGACTTCGAGCTCATCGAGCCGCTGCGCGCCCTGTTCAAGGACGAGGTGCGCGCCATCGGGCGTGAGCTCGGCGTGCCGGAGAGGATCGTCGCGCGCCAGCCCTTCCCCGGGCCCGGCCTGGGTATCCGCGTCATCGGTGAGGTCACCCGAGAGAACCTTGAGGTCCTGCGCGCCGCGGACGCCATCGCCCGTGAGGAGCTGAGCGCCGCCGGGCTGGACGGGGAGATCTGGCAGTGCCCGGTGGTCCTGCTGGCCGACGTGCGCAGCGTTGGCGTCCAGGGCGACGGGCGCACCTACGGTCACCCGGTGGTCCTGCGGCCGGTCAGCTCGGAGGACGCGATGACGGCCGACTGGATGCGCCTGCCCTACGACGTGCTCGCTCGCATCTCCACGCGCATCACGAACACGGTCCCGGAGGTCACCCGCGTGGTGCTGGACGTGACCAGCAAGCCGCCGGCCACCATCGAGTGGGAGTGA
- the guaA gene encoding glutamine-hydrolyzing GMP synthase produces MDLTSNTRPADMERITTPGLADAFIAEAVEAVRAQVGDGKVLLALSGGVDSSVVAALLIKAIGRQVVNVHVNHGLMRKGESEQVVEVFEKGMDANLVYVDASDRFLALLEGVAEPEAKRKIIGGEFVAVFAEEAARLEGISFLAQGTIYPDILESADGVKAHHNVGGLPEDMDFELVEPVKLLYKDEVRVVGRQLGLPASMVDRQPFPGPGLGVRCLGAITRERLEALREADAIVREEIEAAGLNIWQYFCVVPDVRATGVREGRRAFDWPVIIRCVNTVDAMTAEVPELDWPLMKRLTARILAEVPGVCRVAYDLTPKPVGTIEWE; encoded by the coding sequence ATGGACCTCACCTCCAACACCCGCCCGGCGGACATGGAGCGCATCACCACCCCCGGGCTCGCGGACGCCTTCATCGCCGAGGCGGTCGAGGCCGTGCGCGCACAGGTCGGCGACGGCAAGGTCTTGCTGGCCCTGTCCGGCGGCGTCGACTCCTCCGTCGTCGCCGCCCTGCTCATCAAGGCGATCGGCCGTCAGGTGGTCAACGTCCACGTCAACCACGGCCTCATGCGCAAGGGCGAGTCCGAGCAGGTCGTCGAGGTCTTCGAAAAGGGCATGGACGCCAACCTCGTCTACGTCGATGCCTCCGACCGCTTCCTGGCCCTGCTCGAGGGCGTGGCGGAGCCCGAGGCCAAGCGCAAGATCATCGGAGGCGAGTTCGTCGCCGTCTTCGCCGAGGAGGCCGCCAGGCTCGAGGGCATCAGCTTCCTCGCGCAGGGCACCATCTACCCCGACATCCTCGAGTCCGCCGACGGCGTCAAGGCCCACCACAACGTCGGCGGCCTGCCCGAGGACATGGACTTCGAGCTCGTTGAGCCGGTCAAGCTGCTCTACAAGGACGAGGTGCGCGTTGTTGGCCGCCAGCTCGGCCTGCCCGCCTCCATGGTGGACCGCCAGCCCTTCCCCGGGCCGGGCCTGGGCGTGCGGTGCCTGGGCGCCATCACCCGCGAGCGCCTCGAGGCGCTGCGCGAGGCCGACGCCATCGTCCGTGAGGAGATCGAGGCCGCCGGCCTCAACATCTGGCAGTACTTCTGCGTCGTGCCCGACGTGCGCGCCACGGGCGTGCGCGAGGGGCGGCGTGCCTTCGACTGGCCCGTCATCATCCGCTGCGTCAACACGGTTGACGCCATGACCGCCGAGGTGCCCGAGCTCGACTGGCCGCTCATGAAGCGCCTCACCGCCCGCATCCTCGCCGAGGTTCCCGGCGTGTGCCGCGTCGCCTACGACCTCACCCCCAAGCCCGTGGGCACCATCGAGTGGGAGTGA
- a CDS encoding ATP-binding protein produces the protein MRYLPRVADDLLATTLATSGAVQVKGPKWCGKTATSLQRASSAVYMQDPDHSRSYLALADVKPSALLEGDTPRLIDEWQMAPQLWDAVRFAVDRRGEPGQFILTGSTTPTVQGAHSGVGRIATLVMRTMTLFESGESTGQVSLRSLFDGNLDVAGVSTLDVEAMAQILCRGGWPAAVTTGAASSTGRLARSYVEGLIDSDVARFDGVNRHSGRMRALMRAYARHVSTQASQATITADLAVDDATMAPNTVSDYLDALTRAYVIEDLPAWNPVLRSRTAIRTSPTRHFVDPSIGTAVMRWSPADLLRDVEAFGLHFESLCVRDLRVYAEANDGTVHHYRDKTGLEADAVVVLADGRWAPVEITLGTRQLDDAATHLRRLRERMDLERMGEPSFLAVITAGATAYRRDDGVLVLPLACLRH, from the coding sequence ATGCGCTACTTGCCGCGAGTGGCCGATGACCTGCTCGCCACCACGCTCGCCACCAGCGGCGCCGTCCAGGTCAAAGGACCGAAGTGGTGCGGCAAGACCGCGACCTCCCTGCAGCGGGCCAGCAGCGCCGTCTACATGCAGGACCCCGACCACAGCCGTTCCTACCTCGCGCTCGCGGACGTCAAACCCTCAGCACTGCTGGAAGGGGACACACCCCGTCTCATCGACGAGTGGCAGATGGCGCCCCAGCTGTGGGACGCCGTCCGCTTCGCCGTCGACCGTCGCGGGGAGCCGGGTCAGTTCATACTCACCGGTTCGACCACGCCCACCGTCCAAGGAGCGCACTCGGGTGTCGGCAGGATCGCCACCCTCGTCATGCGGACGATGACGCTGTTCGAGTCAGGGGAGTCCACAGGGCAGGTGTCCCTGCGCTCGCTCTTCGATGGAAACCTCGACGTCGCGGGCGTCAGCACGCTCGATGTCGAGGCCATGGCGCAGATCCTGTGCCGCGGCGGATGGCCCGCCGCCGTCACGACGGGCGCAGCATCGTCCACCGGACGTCTGGCGCGCAGCTATGTCGAGGGCCTGATCGACTCCGACGTCGCGCGCTTCGACGGCGTGAACCGTCACTCGGGTCGCATGCGTGCGCTCATGCGCGCCTACGCCCGCCACGTCTCCACTCAAGCCTCGCAGGCCACGATCACCGCGGACCTCGCCGTCGACGATGCGACGATGGCCCCCAACACCGTCAGTGACTATCTTGACGCCCTCACTCGCGCCTACGTCATTGAGGACCTGCCCGCCTGGAACCCCGTGCTGCGCTCGCGGACCGCGATCCGCACCAGCCCGACGCGCCACTTCGTGGACCCGTCAATCGGCACGGCCGTCATGCGGTGGTCGCCGGCTGACCTGCTGCGCGACGTCGAGGCCTTCGGGCTGCACTTCGAGTCGCTGTGCGTGCGCGACCTGCGGGTCTACGCCGAGGCCAATGACGGGACGGTCCACCACTACCGCGACAAGACCGGCCTGGAGGCCGACGCCGTCGTCGTCCTCGCAGATGGGAGGTGGGCGCCGGTCGAGATCACGCTCGGCACTCGCCAGCTCGACGACGCCGCCACCCACCTGCGGCGCTTGCGCGAGCGCATGGACCTGGAGCGCATGGGGGAGCCGTCCTTCCTTGCCGTCATCACCGCCGGGGCAACGGCCTACCGGCGCGACGACGGCGTCCTGGTGCTCCCATTGGCCTGCCTGCGCCACTGA
- a CDS encoding MFS transporter yields MSTPAPISLRGITPAQMKEAVDATPPSGKRRGIVAVATVATIGSLLFGYDTGVISGALPYMYMPYGADGLQLTALEEGAVGGFLLVGAAFGALFGGRLSDRYGRRHNITMLAIIFLIGALGTTFAPNVWVMYPFRFILGLAVGGASATVPVYLAESAPKRIRGSIVAVDQLMIVTGQMLAFTMNAIISAANGGPHLTVESDPSGTLVAGSYAYDEITALSAANGGVMDEASFHAFLDQLVISSGNGQAWRYMLVLCSVPAIALWIGIRLMPESSRWYIAKERLYEAIGSLKRVRDEAKDGPVEDELMEMVEARQHEIEEEASKRGLGYVWSVPWLRKLLLVGIFLAVINQTTGVNTVMYYAPKVLSFAGMGTSAAITAQVANGAFSVVGSALGIWLIGRFRRRQILIADVTGVGLTLLGIAATFHFTIAPHITAGTTPPAWAAYLILALMGLFMLIVQSSNGTVVWTMMGEIFPSNVRGVMNGTAIFCMWIANAVITWTFPKMMEGLGGGLTYTFYGLLNLIVAVILFKIMPETHNRSLEQIERDMQERFS; encoded by the coding sequence ATGAGTACCCCTGCCCCGATTTCCCTCAGGGGGATCACTCCGGCCCAGATGAAGGAGGCCGTGGACGCCACGCCGCCGTCGGGTAAGCGCCGCGGCATCGTCGCCGTGGCCACCGTCGCCACCATCGGCTCGCTGCTCTTCGGCTACGACACCGGTGTCATCTCCGGTGCGCTGCCCTACATGTACATGCCCTACGGGGCCGACGGACTGCAGCTGACCGCCCTGGAGGAGGGCGCCGTCGGAGGCTTCCTGCTTGTCGGTGCCGCCTTCGGCGCGCTCTTCGGCGGCCGTCTGTCCGACCGCTACGGGCGCCGCCACAACATCACGATGCTGGCCATCATCTTCCTCATCGGCGCCCTGGGCACCACCTTCGCGCCGAACGTGTGGGTGATGTACCCCTTCCGCTTCATCCTCGGTCTGGCCGTCGGTGGCGCGAGCGCCACCGTGCCGGTGTACCTCGCGGAGTCCGCACCCAAGCGCATCCGCGGCTCCATCGTCGCCGTCGATCAGCTCATGATCGTCACCGGCCAGATGCTCGCCTTCACGATGAACGCGATCATCTCCGCCGCCAACGGCGGGCCCCACCTGACCGTCGAGTCCGACCCGTCGGGGACCCTGGTCGCGGGCTCCTACGCCTACGACGAGATCACCGCCCTGTCCGCCGCCAACGGCGGCGTCATGGACGAGGCCTCCTTCCACGCCTTCCTCGACCAGCTCGTCATCAGCTCGGGCAACGGCCAGGCGTGGCGCTACATGCTCGTCCTGTGCTCTGTGCCGGCCATCGCCCTGTGGATCGGCATCCGCCTCATGCCGGAGTCCTCGCGCTGGTACATCGCCAAGGAGCGCCTGTACGAGGCCATCGGCTCACTCAAGCGCGTGCGCGACGAGGCCAAGGACGGCCCGGTCGAGGACGAGCTCATGGAGATGGTCGAGGCCCGTCAGCACGAGATCGAGGAGGAGGCCTCCAAGCGCGGCCTGGGCTACGTCTGGTCGGTGCCCTGGCTGCGCAAGCTCCTCCTGGTGGGCATCTTCCTGGCGGTGATCAACCAGACCACCGGCGTCAACACCGTCATGTACTACGCCCCGAAGGTCCTGTCCTTCGCGGGCATGGGCACCTCCGCGGCCATCACCGCGCAGGTCGCCAACGGTGCCTTCTCCGTCGTCGGATCGGCACTGGGCATCTGGCTCATCGGGCGCTTCCGCCGTCGCCAGATCCTCATCGCCGACGTCACCGGCGTGGGTCTGACCCTGCTGGGCATCGCGGCGACCTTCCACTTCACCATCGCCCCGCACATCACCGCGGGCACCACTCCGCCGGCCTGGGCCGCCTATCTCATCCTCGCCCTCATGGGTCTGTTCATGCTCATCGTGCAGTCCTCCAACGGCACGGTCGTGTGGACGATGATGGGTGAGATCTTCCCGTCCAATGTCCGCGGGGTCATGAACGGCACGGCCATCTTCTGCATGTGGATCGCCAACGCCGTCATCACCTGGACCTTCCCCAAGATGATGGAGGGTCTGGGCGGCGGGCTGACGTACACCTTCTACGGTCTGCTCAACCTCATCGTCGCGGTGATTCTGTTCAAGATCATGCCCGAGACGCACAACCGTTCTCTGGAGCAGATCGAGCGCGACATGCAGGAGCGCTTCTCCTGA
- a CDS encoding LacI family DNA-binding transcriptional regulator: MSRSARRTPATQQDVADAAGVSRGLVSLALKGEGRMSEETRHRVLDAARALGYRTNAAAAELAARHSNRVAIVVPYLDNPFFDLLLRALRRRARQSGYTLVAFLSDLEDQAEHSTIDDVLSLRPAGLILPGTTLSVDELVDLARHVPLCVVDRTLPRKAGIPTVRLDEAHAARLSVTHLKEQGYERLAFLSPAKERHEPVALERLEANRAEAARQGLVLTEMSADGEVREALAAAMGQGDGPLGVIAYNDLLAIDVVAAGLALGVSIPEELGVSSYDNSALAERSELHVTSINQHPEQLMAYALSVVLGPEDAPADRTVPAGLIARGSTTRRG; the protein is encoded by the coding sequence ATGTCCCGCTCCGCCCGACGAACCCCTGCCACCCAGCAGGACGTGGCCGACGCCGCGGGCGTCTCGCGCGGTCTCGTCTCCCTGGCGCTCAAGGGCGAGGGGCGGATGTCGGAGGAGACCCGGCACAGGGTCCTCGACGCCGCCCGCGCGCTGGGTTACCGAACCAACGCCGCCGCCGCGGAGCTGGCCGCACGCCACTCCAACCGGGTCGCGATCGTCGTGCCCTACCTCGACAACCCCTTCTTCGACCTGCTGCTGCGCGCATTGCGCCGTCGCGCACGCCAGAGCGGCTACACGCTCGTGGCCTTCCTCTCCGACCTGGAGGACCAGGCCGAGCACTCGACCATCGACGACGTGCTGTCACTGCGCCCGGCGGGCCTCATCCTTCCCGGCACCACCCTGAGCGTCGACGAGCTGGTCGACCTGGCCCGCCACGTCCCGCTGTGCGTCGTCGACCGCACGCTGCCACGGAAGGCCGGCATCCCGACTGTGCGCCTGGACGAGGCCCATGCCGCACGCTTGAGCGTCACTCACCTCAAGGAGCAGGGCTACGAGCGCCTCGCCTTCCTGTCCCCCGCGAAGGAGCGTCACGAGCCCGTGGCCCTCGAGCGGCTCGAGGCCAACCGCGCGGAGGCCGCCCGTCAGGGCCTGGTTCTCACAGAGATGAGTGCCGACGGCGAGGTGCGCGAGGCGCTCGCGGCGGCGATGGGTCAGGGGGATGGCCCCCTGGGGGTCATCGCCTACAACGACTTGCTTGCCATCGACGTCGTCGCGGCCGGGCTGGCCCTGGGGGTCTCGATTCCCGAGGAGCTGGGCGTGTCCTCCTACGACAACTCGGCCCTCGCCGAGCGCTCGGAGCTGCACGTGACGAGCATCAACCAGCACCCGGAGCAGCTCATGGCCTACGCGTTGTCCGTCGTCCTCGGCCCCGAGGACGCGCCCGCCGACCGTACGGTCCCGGCGGGGCTGATCGCCCGCGGCAGTACGACGCGCCGGGGCTGA
- a CDS encoding sulfite exporter TauE/SafE family protein — MLSSGLAYASSLPASTWAILVVAAAATGIAKTALPGAATLAVALFAAVLPAKESTGTMLVLLLIGDVLAIWMYRHDADWSELRRLVPGVLAGVVLGAVFLHLVSDEAARRLIGALLLVLIAATLALMRLPEPPEVQGPLGRAIYGTAAGFTTMAANAGGPVTTMYFLASRFSVMTFLGTTAWFFFTVNLVKLPLSIGLGLIRAETLWVDLALVPVVIVSALAGRWLAARMDKRIFDPLVTILTVASAAHLLV; from the coding sequence ATGTTGTCCAGTGGTCTCGCTTACGCCTCCTCTCTCCCGGCCTCCACGTGGGCGATCCTCGTCGTCGCCGCGGCCGCGACCGGCATCGCCAAGACCGCGCTGCCCGGGGCCGCGACGCTCGCCGTCGCCCTGTTCGCCGCGGTTCTGCCGGCCAAGGAGTCGACGGGCACGATGCTCGTGCTGCTGCTCATCGGCGACGTCCTGGCCATCTGGATGTACCGGCACGACGCCGACTGGTCCGAGCTGAGGCGGCTCGTGCCCGGGGTGCTCGCGGGAGTCGTGCTCGGCGCCGTCTTCCTGCACCTGGTCTCGGACGAGGCGGCAAGGCGGCTCATCGGGGCCCTGCTGCTCGTCCTCATCGCCGCCACGCTCGCGCTCATGCGCCTGCCCGAGCCTCCCGAGGTGCAGGGACCGCTGGGGCGCGCCATCTACGGCACGGCGGCCGGGTTCACGACGATGGCCGCCAACGCGGGAGGCCCGGTGACGACCATGTACTTCCTGGCCTCGCGGTTCTCGGTCATGACCTTCCTGGGCACGACGGCCTGGTTCTTCTTCACCGTCAACCTCGTCAAGCTGCCGCTGTCCATCGGCCTGGGCCTCATCCGTGCCGAGACCCTGTGGGTGGACCTCGCGCTCGTGCCCGTCGTCATCGTCTCGGCCCTGGCCGGGCGCTGGCTCGCCGCCCGGATGGACAAGCGGATCTTCGACCCGCTGGTCACCATCCTCACCGTGGCATCTGCCGCCCACCTGCTCGTATGA
- a CDS encoding Gfo/Idh/MocA family protein, with product MNSKEQIGVGVISLGWMGRLHARSYRSLSERFPELDVEARLVAAADPMEQARCAATKDLGFERAHADYRDLLADPDVDVVSIASPNYLHKEIALAAIDAGKPFWIEKPMGVSAAESREIAQAAAAAGLVNAVGFNYRHVPAIEYMRELVRGGTLGRITNARVWFIADYASSPQGPLTWRNSRAKAGAGVVPDLMSHGADLAQYIIGRIASVSAMTATFITERPIPTTTGFGHSGFEIGDEVGPVENEDYVGMLVRFDNGALATMESSRASVGPRAEYVVEVYGTEGSARWDFASLNELEVCTSVDGGPTHGYQRAWANPAWGEWSRYQPAIGTSMGFDDLKSIEAAQFIRSVLTGEQLAPSAADAWCAAEVDEAVVASAADGQWHDVARVTGTTTFDA from the coding sequence ATGAATAGCAAGGAGCAGATCGGCGTCGGCGTCATCTCGCTGGGATGGATGGGCCGACTCCACGCCCGCAGCTACCGCTCACTGTCAGAGCGCTTCCCCGAGCTCGACGTCGAGGCCCGCCTCGTGGCCGCAGCCGACCCCATGGAGCAGGCCCGGTGCGCAGCCACCAAGGACCTGGGCTTCGAGCGGGCCCACGCCGACTACCGCGACCTCCTGGCCGACCCCGACGTCGACGTCGTCTCCATCGCCTCACCCAACTACCTGCACAAGGAGATCGCGCTTGCCGCCATCGACGCCGGCAAGCCCTTCTGGATCGAAAAGCCCATGGGCGTCAGCGCCGCCGAGTCGCGCGAGATCGCCCAGGCCGCCGCAGCCGCCGGGCTCGTCAACGCCGTCGGCTTCAACTACCGCCACGTCCCCGCCATCGAGTACATGCGCGAGCTGGTGCGCGGCGGCACGCTCGGCCGCATCACCAACGCCCGCGTCTGGTTCATCGCCGACTACGCCTCCTCGCCCCAGGGACCGCTCACCTGGCGCAACTCGCGTGCCAAGGCCGGCGCCGGGGTCGTGCCCGACCTCATGAGCCACGGCGCGGACCTCGCCCAGTACATCATCGGGCGCATCGCCTCCGTCTCGGCCATGACCGCCACCTTCATCACCGAGCGGCCCATCCCCACCACAACAGGCTTCGGCCACTCCGGCTTCGAGATCGGCGACGAGGTCGGCCCGGTCGAGAACGAGGACTACGTCGGCATGCTCGTGCGCTTCGACAACGGGGCCCTGGCCACCATGGAGTCCAGCCGGGCCAGCGTGGGCCCGCGCGCCGAGTACGTCGTCGAGGTCTACGGCACCGAGGGCTCGGCCCGCTGGGACTTCGCCTCCCTCAACGAGCTCGAGGTCTGCACGAGCGTCGACGGCGGCCCCACCCACGGCTATCAGCGCGCCTGGGCCAACCCCGCCTGGGGCGAGTGGTCGCGCTACCAGCCGGCCATCGGCACCTCAATGGGCTTCGACGACCTCAAGTCCATCGAGGCCGCCCAGTTCATCCGCTCCGTCCTCACCGGCGAGCAGCTCGCCCCCTCCGCGGCCGACGCCTGGTGCGCGGCCGAGGTCGATGAGGCGGTCGTCGCCTCGGCAGCCGACGGCCAGTGGCACGACGTCGCCCGCGTCACCGGCACCACGACCTTCGACGCCTGA
- a CDS encoding mandelate racemase, giving the protein MSAPVIDTTARAAAATASARTAPATSARDEVKAADLLTFKIGMTMIAVVLTLMAVIGVAVGSPLLVITAGLTGSVATMVGVYIGINLIAA; this is encoded by the coding sequence ATGAGCGCTCCCGTCATCGACACCACCGCCCGGGCCGCGGCCGCCACGGCCTCCGCCCGCACCGCCCCCGCCACCTCCGCGCGCGACGAGGTCAAGGCCGCGGACCTGCTGACCTTCAAGATCGGCATGACGATGATCGCCGTCGTCCTCACCCTCATGGCCGTCATCGGCGTCGCCGTCGGCTCCCCGCTGCTGGTCATCACGGCCGGGCTGACGGGCAGCGTCGCCACGATGGTGGGCGTCTACATCGGCATCAACCTCATCGCCGCCTGA
- a CDS encoding MFS transporter has product MTLGPRPAAQLRLRALLVLAGTVHGAAWGAVGMTLLGDDDAPAILALDGPRVTSEADLLTCLLLVAALPLGSLLGAPALDRLSHTLGRRPAVMSAAALIAVGALLPTPGGLILTLSGALAVGLGLGGLTIVLPKLAHELAAPGHRRLMPRTWAVAPVGAAGAVAAGALASLAEPRGAVVGAWAVPAVLATLVLLLATALPETPHWYTAQNRLEAAHASLVRMHGALEAAVAIDWVLLDAGTRGDQARLSRSDLTIRRVRQVVVAGLLLELVQALPLGLAALVLTPPLLAGRVPEGWVPAGPLAMLALLWGGAGLCGLLRRRAHHLAYAWVMVGTGVSVCGTVLLALLGSVGPVGDVVVLLAASTLMVAGQYVAVVPACAGGVDPLVPPWLLRSQRRAVAALRPLVQLVSVGGAVLVLALAPSSAVMLGLVLGGQLLSLLLALLALPRAVAALR; this is encoded by the coding sequence ATGACGCTTGGGCCTCGACCTGCCGCGCAGCTGCGGCTGCGTGCCCTGCTCGTGCTCGCAGGCACGGTGCACGGGGCGGCCTGGGGCGCCGTCGGCATGACACTGCTCGGCGACGACGACGCCCCCGCCATCCTGGCCCTCGACGGCCCACGGGTGACGTCGGAGGCCGACCTGCTGACCTGCCTGCTGCTCGTTGCGGCCCTGCCGCTCGGCTCCCTCCTGGGCGCCCCCGCCCTCGACCGCCTCTCCCACACCCTGGGGCGACGACCGGCCGTGATGTCCGCGGCCGCCCTCATCGCCGTCGGCGCCCTACTGCCCACCCCCGGAGGCCTGATCCTGACGCTTTCGGGGGCGCTCGCCGTCGGCCTCGGTCTGGGCGGCCTCACCATCGTCCTGCCCAAGCTCGCCCACGAGCTCGCCGCCCCGGGACACCGCCGCCTCATGCCGCGCACGTGGGCCGTGGCCCCAGTCGGCGCCGCAGGGGCCGTGGCGGCAGGCGCACTGGCCTCGCTCGCCGAGCCCCGCGGCGCCGTCGTCGGAGCCTGGGCCGTGCCCGCCGTCCTCGCCACCCTCGTGCTCCTGCTCGCCACCGCGCTGCCCGAGACCCCGCACTGGTACACGGCCCAGAACCGGCTCGAGGCCGCCCACGCCTCGCTCGTGCGCATGCACGGGGCCCTGGAGGCCGCCGTCGCCATCGACTGGGTGCTGCTGGACGCGGGCACCCGCGGCGACCAGGCCCGGCTCAGCCGCTCCGACCTCACGATCCGCCGCGTGCGCCAGGTGGTGGTCGCCGGTCTGCTGCTCGAGCTCGTCCAGGCCCTCCCGCTGGGGCTGGCGGCCCTCGTGCTCACGCCGCCGCTGCTCGCCGGCCGGGTGCCCGAGGGGTGGGTGCCTGCAGGGCCGCTCGCCATGCTCGCCCTGCTCTGGGGCGGAGCCGGGCTCTGCGGCCTGCTGCGCCGACGCGCCCACCACCTCGCCTATGCGTGGGTCATGGTCGGGACCGGGGTGTCTGTGTGCGGCACCGTCCTGCTGGCCCTGCTCGGCTCCGTCGGCCCGGTTGGCGACGTCGTCGTGCTGCTCGCCGCCTCCACCCTCATGGTCGCGGGGCAGTACGTCGCCGTCGTGCCCGCCTGCGCCGGAGGGGTTGACCCGCTCGTGCCGCCCTGGCTGCTGCGCTCCCAGAGGCGGGCAGTGGCGGCGCTGCGGCCCCTGGTCCAGCTGGTGAGCGTCGGGGGTGCGGTGCTGGTCCTCGCGCTCGCGCCGTCGTCGGCCGTCATGCTGGGGCTGGTGCTGGGCGGGCAGCTCCTCAGCCTGCTTCTGGCCCTGCTCGCGCTGCCTCGCGCTGTTGCGGCGCTGCGGTGA